A single genomic interval of Bradyrhizobium sp. sBnM-33 harbors:
- a CDS encoding GNAT family N-acetyltransferase — translation MSATPEVKSASANNRASAISTIVLGFAADPMARWVWSDSSEYLRIMPRFVNAFGGRAFEHGTAYITEGGRAVALWLPPGVEPDEAEMGAIMEESVRPDIADDIGAVMKGMAEHHPREPHWYLPLFAADPNWIGQGLGALLMKHALRRCDGEGIAAYLESSNPRNMSLYERHGFEAVGRIQSGSSPVLTPMLRPAS, via the coding sequence ATGTCAGCGACACCAGAAGTCAAGTCCGCAAGCGCGAACAACCGGGCAAGCGCAATCAGTACCATTGTGCTCGGCTTTGCGGCTGACCCGATGGCGCGTTGGGTATGGTCTGACTCGTCGGAATATCTCAGAATAATGCCTCGGTTCGTCAATGCTTTCGGCGGCCGGGCTTTCGAGCATGGCACAGCCTACATCACTGAAGGGGGACGCGCTGTCGCCTTATGGCTGCCGCCGGGTGTCGAGCCAGACGAAGCAGAAATGGGCGCAATCATGGAGGAATCGGTGCGACCGGATATCGCCGACGATATCGGGGCCGTGATGAAAGGCATGGCCGAACATCATCCCCGCGAGCCGCATTGGTACTTACCCCTTTTCGCCGCCGATCCGAACTGGATCGGGCAAGGGCTTGGCGCGTTGCTGATGAAACACGCGCTCCGACGATGCGACGGGGAGGGCATCGCGGCCTATCTCGAAAGCTCGAACCCGCGTAACATGTCGCTCTATGAACGCCATGGCTTCGAAGCTGTTGGCAGGATCCAAAGCGGCTCTTCTCCAGTGCTGACGCCGATGCTGCGGCCCGCATCCTGA
- a CDS encoding alpha/beta fold hydrolase, translated as MQRAIIICFSIFIGSLTCVQAAEPATREPYGIGLEGFAYPYPVHLLPLVNDGEQVRMAYMDIAPAQSNGRTVVLLHGRNFPSSYWAPVIKTLRNAGYRVVVPDQIGFGKSSKPQGELHFDTLARNTVALLDHLQIAKADIVAHSLGSMLGVRIARAYPDRIAHLVLTAPIGLEDYRLYVPPTPTEKILENEDRLTADAYRKQLETNYALKLPPEQITPFIDARFNIKGSAEYPRWLRAFVSSGQMIYREPVVHEIPLITQPTLFVMGADDHNAPGKANAPEALRAKMGQNAELAKALAARMARGRAEVIPNTGHLVFLEVPAKYDELVLGFLAAAP; from the coding sequence ATGCAACGCGCGATCATCATCTGCTTTTCGATTTTCATAGGCAGCCTTACCTGCGTGCAGGCAGCCGAGCCTGCGACGCGCGAACCCTATGGCATTGGTCTCGAAGGTTTTGCCTATCCCTACCCGGTCCATTTGCTGCCGCTGGTCAATGACGGCGAGCAGGTGCGGATGGCCTATATGGACATAGCTCCCGCGCAGTCGAACGGACGCACCGTGGTGCTGCTACACGGCCGCAATTTCCCGTCGAGCTACTGGGCGCCGGTCATCAAGACCTTGAGAAATGCCGGCTATCGCGTGGTCGTGCCGGACCAGATCGGCTTCGGAAAATCGTCGAAGCCGCAAGGCGAGCTGCATTTCGACACGCTGGCGCGCAACACGGTTGCGCTGCTCGATCACTTGCAAATCGCCAAGGCCGATATCGTCGCCCATTCGCTCGGCAGCATGCTTGGAGTACGGATCGCACGCGCCTACCCTGACCGGATCGCGCATCTGGTGCTGACGGCTCCGATCGGGCTGGAGGATTATCGGCTCTACGTGCCGCCGACGCCGACCGAAAAGATTTTGGAGAACGAAGATAGACTCACAGCGGACGCATATCGCAAGCAGCTCGAAACCAACTACGCCCTGAAACTGCCGCCCGAACAGATCACGCCCTTCATCGATGCGCGCTTCAACATCAAGGGCAGCGCCGAATATCCGCGCTGGCTGCGCGCGTTCGTCAGCTCGGGGCAGATGATCTACCGCGAGCCGGTCGTGCACGAGATCCCGCTGATCACGCAGCCGACGCTGTTCGTGATGGGGGCCGACGATCACAACGCGCCGGGAAAAGCGAATGCGCCGGAGGCGCTGCGCGCGAAGATGGGACAGAACGCCGAGCTGGCCAAGGCGCTCGCCGCCAGAATGGCGCGCGGCCGGGCCGAAGTGATACCCAACACCGGACACCTGGTCTTTCTGGAGGTGCCGGCGAAATATGACGAGCTGGTGCTCGGATTTCTGGCCGCAGCCCCATGA
- a CDS encoding GCG_CRPN prefix-to-repeats domain-containing protein, giving the protein MKYLFAAVLALGTVASFSAAEAAQGCGPGWHRGPYGGCQPNRRVVVRPAAPVVVVRPPARTVVVRPGRVCPYGTVWRYGRCRAY; this is encoded by the coding sequence ATGAAGTACCTTTTCGCAGCAGTTTTGGCCCTGGGCACGGTTGCCAGCTTCAGCGCGGCGGAAGCCGCGCAGGGATGCGGGCCCGGCTGGCATCGCGGCCCCTATGGCGGCTGCCAACCCAATCGCCGGGTCGTTGTTCGGCCGGCGGCCCCGGTCGTCGTGGTGCGGCCTCCAGCTCGGACCGTCGTGGTGCGGCCCGGCCGCGTGTGTCCCTACGGCACCGTGTGGCGCTACGGACGCTGCCGCGCTTACTGA
- a CDS encoding twin-arginine translocation signal domain-containing protein — MERRHFLKLAFGFAAGGVALAASAQAAPLMPAPLADDDKLPANKDTQPAVTSGDEVDRLSPEEVRWGRGRGRRRGWGRRHWGWRRRRWRRRHWGWHRRRRWRRRYWRRRRYYW; from the coding sequence ATGGAACGCCGACACTTTTTGAAACTCGCCTTTGGATTTGCTGCGGGCGGCGTCGCGCTTGCAGCGAGCGCGCAGGCCGCGCCGCTGATGCCGGCGCCGCTTGCCGACGACGACAAACTGCCCGCCAACAAGGACACGCAACCCGCCGTCACGTCAGGCGATGAGGTCGATCGCCTCTCGCCCGAAGAAGTACGCTGGGGCCGCGGCCGCGGCCGTCGTCGCGGCTGGGGCCGACGGCACTGGGGCTGGCGCCGCCGCCGTTGGCGCCGCAGGCACTGGGGATGGCATCGCCGCCGTCGTTGGCGCCGCCGTTACTGGCGCCGTCGTCGTTACTACTGGTAA
- a CDS encoding ThuA domain-containing protein, which yields MRRRDFIALLGGAAAMRPLGTHAERPRQRVLYFTYSAGYRHDVIPLSKAILTQLGSNSGVFEVTATEDTSEFSPDNLERYAAVMFYTSGELPMSEAQKNALLNFVRSGRGFLGVHSATDTFYTWPDYLDLVGGYFNGHPWHQAVTIEVVDPSDPLVAFLGNSLQVEDEIYQISDFDYRRSRVLLRLDPSSVDLGKTGVHQRFYGWPLAWRRFYGEGRVFYTALGHEPSVWQDARYQRILTNAILWSMRRSP from the coding sequence GTGCGGCGACGCGATTTTATTGCGCTCCTCGGCGGCGCGGCGGCCATGCGACCACTGGGCACGCATGCGGAACGCCCGCGTCAGCGCGTCCTCTATTTCACGTACTCGGCCGGCTACCGGCACGATGTCATACCGCTTTCCAAGGCAATCCTGACCCAGCTTGGAAGCAACTCGGGTGTCTTTGAAGTCACGGCAACGGAAGACACGTCTGAATTCTCTCCCGATAACCTCGAGCGCTACGCCGCGGTGATGTTCTACACGTCAGGAGAACTTCCGATGAGCGAAGCGCAAAAGAACGCTCTTCTCAACTTCGTGCGCTCGGGCCGCGGGTTCCTCGGTGTTCATTCGGCGACGGACACATTTTACACCTGGCCGGATTATCTCGACCTCGTCGGCGGCTACTTTAATGGTCACCCCTGGCATCAGGCCGTGACAATCGAGGTGGTCGATCCCAGCGATCCTCTGGTGGCTTTTCTCGGGAATTCGTTGCAGGTCGAGGACGAGATCTACCAAATCAGCGACTTCGACTATCGTCGATCACGCGTGCTCCTGCGCCTCGACCCAAGCTCGGTGGACCTTGGCAAGACAGGCGTGCATCAACGATTCTATGGGTGGCCTCTTGCATGGAGGCGCTTCTACGGCGAGGGACGCGTATTCTATACGGCGCTGGGCCACGAGCCGTCAGTTTGGCAGGACGCCCGCTACCAGCGAATCCTCACCAACGCGATCCTCTGGTCTATGCGAAGGTCGCCCTAA
- a CDS encoding Bug family tripartite tricarboxylate transporter substrate binding protein — protein sequence MPVRISRRHFIAVGAAAAATPFLVRGAFAQAPWPSRNIRMVCSYPAGGQTDLLARAFGDYISRQVGQNVVIENKAGASGSIGAAEVARAAPDGHTILCSISTTYVMNRVMMKNPGYDMDRDLTLVSIIPGAGLLLVASLASGVKTLDDFVAFARKKGQVNFGTYSAGSAPHMTINELNKQYGLKIEPIHYRGEAPMWTGLMDGTLDVAMGSYTAAQPVLQGNHGVVFAVHSKKVAAIPNVKTLPEQGATSKFFTISGFTGWAVPKATPQPIVDRLSELCVAANNDPKVKEVLATFVLEPALGFKESNALYQRELPTWIESAQALGLEPA from the coding sequence ATGCCAGTGAGAATCAGCCGCCGTCACTTCATCGCCGTCGGCGCGGCCGCCGCCGCAACGCCTTTCCTCGTGCGTGGCGCCTTCGCGCAAGCCCCCTGGCCGTCGCGGAATATCCGCATGGTCTGCAGCTACCCGGCGGGCGGGCAGACCGACTTGCTCGCGCGCGCGTTCGGCGATTACATTTCCAGGCAGGTGGGTCAGAACGTCGTCATCGAAAACAAGGCGGGCGCCTCCGGCTCGATCGGCGCGGCGGAAGTCGCACGCGCCGCGCCCGATGGCCACACCATCCTGTGCTCGATCTCGACGACCTATGTGATGAACCGGGTCATGATGAAGAACCCCGGCTACGACATGGACAGGGACCTGACGCTCGTCAGCATCATTCCGGGCGCCGGGCTGCTGCTGGTCGCGAGCCTGGCGTCCGGCGTCAAGACGCTGGACGATTTCGTCGCGTTCGCGCGCAAGAAGGGCCAGGTCAACTTCGGTACCTATAGCGCGGGCTCGGCCCCGCACATGACGATCAACGAACTCAACAAGCAGTACGGCCTCAAGATCGAGCCGATCCACTACCGGGGCGAAGCGCCGATGTGGACCGGGCTGATGGACGGCACGCTTGACGTCGCGATGGGCAGCTACACGGCCGCGCAACCCGTCCTGCAAGGCAATCACGGCGTGGTGTTCGCGGTGCACTCGAAGAAGGTCGCCGCGATTCCGAACGTCAAGACGCTGCCTGAACAGGGCGCCACATCGAAGTTCTTCACAATCAGCGGCTTCACGGGCTGGGCGGTGCCGAAGGCGACGCCGCAGCCGATCGTCGATCGGCTGTCGGAACTCTGCGTGGCCGCCAACAACGATCCGAAGGTGAAGGAAGTTCTCGCCACGTTCGTGCTCGAGCCGGCGCTCGGCTTCAAGGAAAGCAATGCGTTGTATCAGCGCGAATTGCCGACCTGGATCGAAAGCGCGCAGGCGCTCGGCCTGGAGCCGGCGTAG
- a CDS encoding ArsR/SmtB family transcription factor, whose protein sequence is MKAGPDIAMVASLVGDPARANMLTALMDGRALTASELAHQAGITPQTASSHLSKLEAGGLIEPEKQGRHRYYRLTGPDVAGVLEGLAGLAERAGHTRVRTGPKEPALRRARICYDHLAGDLGVQMLDSMRKQKLVRQTKQAIELTGEGKRFMAEALQIDADMLAHPRRPVCKACLDWSERRHHLAGTLGAAVMNRFTELNWAARDPAPGSRVVNFTRTGEKRFAALFGNEQRIT, encoded by the coding sequence GGTCGGCGATCCCGCCCGCGCCAACATGCTGACCGCGCTGATGGACGGCCGCGCGCTGACGGCGAGCGAGCTGGCGCACCAGGCCGGCATTACGCCGCAGACCGCGAGTTCGCATCTTTCCAAGCTCGAGGCCGGCGGGCTGATCGAGCCGGAGAAGCAGGGCCGTCACCGCTACTACCGCCTCACCGGCCCCGATGTCGCGGGCGTGCTCGAAGGACTGGCAGGCCTTGCCGAGCGCGCCGGGCACACGCGCGTGCGCACCGGGCCGAAGGAGCCGGCGCTGCGCCGCGCACGGATCTGCTACGATCATCTGGCCGGCGATCTCGGCGTGCAGATGCTCGACAGCATGCGAAAGCAAAAACTGGTCCGGCAAACCAAACAGGCCATCGAACTCACCGGCGAAGGCAAGCGCTTCATGGCCGAGGCGCTGCAGATCGATGCGGATATGCTCGCCCACCCGCGCCGTCCCGTGTGCAAGGCCTGTCTCGACTGGAGCGAACGGCGGCACCATCTCGCCGGCACGCTGGGCGCTGCGGTGATGAACCGTTTCACCGAATTGAACTGGGCAGCGCGCGATCCTGCGCCCGGCAGCCGCGTCGTGAACTTCACCCGCACCGGCGAAAAGCGGTTCGCGGCGCTGTTTGGGAACGAGCAACGCATTACCTGA
- a CDS encoding DUF899 family protein: protein MEHLRYPNETAEYRAARNALLDDEIALRAHIEAVAAKRRALPLGGEVPEDYVFERIGKNAAPEKVKMSELFGPHDTLILYSFMYGPERELPCPGCTHLLDGLDGAARHIGQRAALYIVAKSSIARLSAWAHGRGWDHLSFVSTAGNSFDADYFGDTSKFSKGLRTQHRVPDGENWDETIFNVFKKSGGAIRHFWGSEMSFAPTEPNQHHRAGDQVDPLWGLLDMTPEGRGDFFPKVNYD, encoded by the coding sequence ATGGAGCATCTCCGCTACCCGAACGAGACCGCCGAGTATCGTGCTGCCAGAAACGCGCTTCTGGACGACGAGATCGCGCTTCGTGCCCACATTGAAGCTGTAGCAGCCAAGCGCCGCGCCTTGCCGCTCGGCGGCGAAGTACCGGAAGACTATGTATTCGAGCGGATAGGCAAGAATGCAGCGCCTGAGAAGGTCAAGATGTCCGAGTTGTTCGGTCCGCACGACACGCTCATTCTGTACAGCTTCATGTATGGACCCGAGCGGGAGCTACCATGTCCCGGCTGCACGCACCTGCTTGATGGGCTCGACGGCGCGGCAAGGCACATCGGCCAGCGAGCTGCACTTTACATCGTCGCAAAATCCTCAATTGCTCGTCTCTCCGCGTGGGCTCACGGGCGCGGCTGGGACCATCTGTCGTTCGTGTCTACGGCGGGCAATAGCTTCGACGCGGATTATTTTGGTGACACGTCGAAGTTTTCCAAGGGGTTGCGTACACAGCATCGCGTTCCGGACGGCGAGAACTGGGACGAAACGATCTTCAACGTGTTCAAGAAGAGCGGCGGAGCAATCCGTCACTTCTGGGGTTCAGAGATGAGCTTCGCACCAACCGAACCCAATCAACATCATCGCGCCGGGGATCAGGTCGACCCCTTGTGGGGGCTGCTCGATATGACCCCCGAAGGGCGCGGAGACTTTTTTCCCAAGGTAAACTACGATTGA
- a CDS encoding glycerophosphodiester phosphodiesterase family protein, which translates to MSVRYRSVLLSALLCLTAILPAAAEDIMLPREPQIGPRPFYLVDKMKDGPLKQQLSQCTGPFRKTDFSIGHRGAALEFPEHTRESYIAAARMGAGIVECDVTFTKDRQLVCRHSQCDLHTTTNILTVPELAAKCTQAFSPADPATGKKASAKCCTSDITLAEFRMLSAKMDGFNPDAKTPAEYQNGTPRWRTDLYANSGTLMTHDESIALIKSLGAKFTPELKAPEVPMPFDGDYTQEKYASQMLDAYKKAGIPPSDVFAQSFNFADVLHWVKTEPEFAKQAVYLEERYEKEGLDPNKPETWKPSMAELKAQGVAILGPPIWTMLTLNDKKEIVPSEYAKAARAAGLDLIGWSLERDGPLNKGGGFYHKSIKSAVDRDGDTLTVLDVLAKQVGIRGMFSDWPATTTFYASCMGMK; encoded by the coding sequence ATGTCCGTCCGCTATCGCTCCGTCCTGTTGTCTGCGCTTCTGTGCCTGACCGCGATCCTTCCCGCCGCGGCCGAGGACATCATGCTACCGCGCGAGCCGCAGATCGGGCCTCGGCCGTTCTATCTCGTCGACAAGATGAAGGACGGGCCGCTGAAGCAACAGCTCAGCCAGTGCACCGGACCATTTCGCAAGACCGATTTTTCCATCGGCCACCGCGGCGCCGCGCTGGAATTTCCTGAGCATACCAGGGAGTCGTATATTGCTGCCGCCCGCATGGGCGCCGGCATCGTCGAATGCGACGTGACGTTTACGAAAGACCGCCAACTCGTGTGCCGCCACTCGCAATGCGACCTGCACACCACCACCAACATCTTGACCGTGCCCGAGCTTGCCGCAAAATGCACGCAAGCTTTCAGCCCGGCTGATCCCGCGACTGGCAAGAAAGCCTCCGCAAAGTGCTGCACGAGCGACATCACGCTCGCCGAATTCCGAATGCTCAGTGCGAAAATGGACGGCTTTAACCCGGATGCCAAGACGCCGGCGGAATACCAAAACGGCACGCCGCGCTGGCGCACCGACCTCTACGCCAATTCCGGGACTCTGATGACCCATGACGAGAGCATCGCGCTGATCAAGAGTCTCGGCGCCAAGTTCACGCCTGAGCTCAAGGCGCCGGAGGTGCCGATGCCGTTCGACGGCGATTACACGCAGGAGAAATACGCGAGCCAGATGCTGGACGCCTACAAGAAGGCCGGCATTCCGCCGTCAGACGTGTTCGCGCAAAGTTTTAATTTCGCCGACGTGCTTCACTGGGTGAAGACCGAACCGGAATTCGCGAAACAGGCGGTCTACCTTGAAGAGCGCTACGAAAAAGAGGGTCTCGATCCCAATAAGCCGGAGACATGGAAACCGTCGATGGCGGAATTGAAGGCACAGGGCGTCGCAATCCTTGGCCCGCCGATCTGGACCATGCTGACGCTGAACGACAAGAAGGAAATTGTCCCCTCCGAATACGCCAAGGCCGCCAGGGCCGCAGGCCTCGACCTGATCGGCTGGTCGCTGGAACGCGATGGCCCGCTCAACAAGGGCGGCGGCTTCTATCACAAGTCGATCAAATCGGCGGTCGACCGCGACGGCGATACGCTGACGGTATTGGATGTGTTGGCCAAACAGGTCGGCATCCGCGGCATGTTCTCGGACTGGCCGGCGACGACGACGTTCTATGCGAGCTGCATGGGAATGAAGTGA